tgtcgataaagtcatatcgataaactatcgacatttcttgcaattttaattttacttcaaaggtttaacgattcctaaaatgaacaaaaacgcttttattctttgttgtggttatcagatcataattttatcgtcacgccccagcagggaaccaagggaaagttcagatatttaattaaaatacataaatacctactaaaatatgtgttccgcaataattgaattattttattatattctaatatatttattatgcattagcatttcaattatgttcatgtttaacgaagatattgaagcttcaattaatagctatttcgttccgctgtgtagcgtttatcgatatataacatgattaaaatcgacttttcacatccctaaaagaccACACATAgacgtttttacgcacacatacacagcctggttctacccaaggccccaacgttatctgttctctttgacggcgcagcaactagtatcatttctctctccttgctcttttaaaaatgccgtttgtcaaaaaagaacaaccatactgttgacaagatggacttcaaatcaaggtgtcccctttttaggtggagccaggttgtgtatgtgtgcgtaaaaacgtatatgtgtgctcttttagggatgtgaacaaggccccaacgttatctgttcactttgacggcgcagcgaCTAGTATCACTAATTCtatctcctcgctcttttaaaaatgccatttgtcaaaaaaggacaaccatactgttgacaagatgaacttcaaatcaaagtgttacccTTTTTGGTGCATCCatgctgtgtatgtgtgcgtaaaaacgtgtatgtgtgctcttttagggatgtgaaaagtcgattttaatcatgttatatatcgataaacgcgacacagcggaacgaaatagctattatttgaagcttcaatatcttcgttaaacaaaaacataactgaaatgctaatgaataataataataaaaataaaaatattctttatttgctTAAAATATGGTACAATGAGTTGTTAAGGGTAACATATATCTGTGCTTATACATATTTTGCTAGTTTAGCATGCAAATGTacacttaaactaaacttaactaaatacctatttaacttCTACTCAATATTATCTAACATGCAAAACAGGTCATCTGTAGTGTAAAACATCTTAGTTTTTAGCCAACGATAAAGTTGTGCTTTAAATGAATTAAGAGGGAGATCCTTAACAGTATCAGGAAGAGCATTAAATATTCGTATACACATATAATAACTACTTTTCATGAAAAGGGAAGTATTTGGAACAAAATCAATTACAAGTCTGTTTGGGTTCCTTGTGTTTCTATCCACATCTGTTCAAAAAAGCTAAAGATGTATATACATCTTTAGCTTTTTTGAACAGATGtgggtatttttttacaaaaacagctgcttcaaaaatatacatacatggtAATGTCAGAATTTCATGCTTTGCAAATAATGGCCTACATGATTCCCGTTGGGGCATCCCGCAGATTGCCCTTAAACATTTCTTTTGTGATATGAAAGCCCTAGCCGCGTCACTGGAATTGCCCCATACAAGAAGTCCATATCTTAACTGAGACGCAACATATCCGTGATATGCCATCCGTACTGTGTTCCAACCAGATATGTTGCGAAGTCGTTTCAGAACATATGCAAATTTTAAGAGCTTGTCACACACTGTGTCTATAGTCtgtgtaatataataaatatattagaatataataaaataattcaattattgcggaacacatattttagtaggtatttatgtattttaattaaatatctgaactttcccttcatTCCCTGccggggcgtgacgataaaattgtgatctgataaccacaataaagaataaaagcgtttttgttcattttatgtatcgttaaacctttgaagttaaattaaaattgcaagaaatgtcgatagtttatcgatatgactttatcgacatggctacagcaaggtggtgttaaattgttaatcatacactaaacaaaagtggtaacagtgacagctcgctttgACGTAATCTctaaatgttatatatatatctatggatgtgaaaagtcgattttaataaactttttcgacatggctacagcaaggtggtgttaaattgttaatcgtacactaaacaaaagtggtaacagtgacagctcgctttgACGTAATCTCTAAATGTTATATATCTatggatgtgaaaagtcgatattaataaaataaataaattattgcggaacacatattttagtaggtatttatgtattttaattaaatatctgaactttcccttggttccctgctggggcgtgacgataaaattgtgatctgataaccacaataaagaataaaagcgtttttgttcattttaggtatcgttaaacctttgaagtaaaattaaaattccataaatgtcgatagtttatcgatatgactttatcgacatggctacagcaaggtgttTCCACATTGTTAGGCTAAgagcgcaccacgactttttgtcgcgcgataatttagtcgcagaaatgtaacgtatgagtttatatggcagtgcgcgcatatgcgacaaaaaaatcgcagcgattttaaaattgtgatttgtcacatttttccgcgactgctcgcgacgcgattgtcgcaaagtgaattgcagcatacggagttgtatggccccgcgcgcactgcgataataaaatcgcacccggacctcagtcggcatttcgctctccaagcgtcaacatgtcggaacctgctgctgaagacgctagatgttgaccatttaattatggaaatagaagatcacctttgtggtataaatactcaaagtcatacatacagcgatcgcatattaaagacaacgtttcatgacaaacgactggtacgaaatccatgttgagaatgaacaaatcgtcgactttttcatcgcagtgcgcgcagtgaattttctgcgatatattacagcgcgattctaaaatcgtgtcgcaaaaactaaaatcgtggtgcgcgcttggcgttaatcgtacactaaacaaaagtggtcccagtgacagctcgcttagaggTAATCCTTAAGTATTATATCTATGGTTCCACCTAAAACGATAacaccttgatttgaagtccgtcgtgtcaacagtatggttgtccttttttgacaaacggcatttttaaaagagcgaggagagagaaatgatacttgTTGCTGCGCCGCCAAAGACaacagacaacgttggggccttggtcGTGATTGTCATTGAATTTGACAGCTCTCGTCTACGTTCAAAAACCTAAAgctatacataattaattagaATTCGGTCTAATTAGAGTCTAATACGTCTACTTACATCATGATGATCCATGAATAAATCGTCTTTAATGACCAAAGATTCCTAAAAATAGTTCGGTGTTGTTCTAGTTTATCAGTGTGAATATTTTACTAGCGTCATGTTAGTAATTTgttaaaagataaagataatgCTAGCTTCAAAACGGCCCAACAATTTTTTTGTCCGGCCTTGGCCCTCGTTATCGGACGTTTCTAGTCTGCGCAATTAAATCAATTCGGGAAAATCAgataaacaaatttattttgaaaCAAGGCGGAAGGCAGGCGTGAGCAAACATGTTTCCGCCCACGCGTATTCGTAGCTGCCTTCCAGTCATAAACCCGATGTTCAAGCAGCGTTTGCGTCCACACAGGCCTTTCCGGCAGACATCGACGCTGCACAATCAAACAAAGAACGCGACTCAGTTTCAACCGAATAAATGGATGAATTTGAGAGCTATAATTACGCGGTGGGTGCCTCTCGGAAGCGTTATTTACGTAGGTTGGTGCTACATCCGCGCGAGCGTTAACTATGAAGTGTCGAAAGTGGAAATCAAATTTTACGAAATGTTTCCGTTTCGTATAACTAGTCGGATATGGGGACACCTGGCGGCCTGCGAGCTGCCGACGTCGCTCCGCAGCTTCGTCTACGGTACGTACGTTAGAGTATTTAACGTGAACCTGAACGAGGCGGCAGTACCTGATCTCACATATTACAAGAGTTTGGCAGCGTTTTTCGCTCGGCCGCTGCGCGACGGTGCGAGGATCATCTCCCCTGTCGCTTGCGTGTCCCCCTGCGACGGCGTAGTCCTGAACTGCGGACCAGCAGATACTGAGAAGATAGAACAAGTTAAAGGCGTAACATATAGTTTAGAAGAATTCTTAGGTGAAAATAAATGGTCTAAATCGAAGGACAAAGATTATTATAACTCACTGTTG
The Cydia splendana chromosome 24, ilCydSple1.2, whole genome shotgun sequence DNA segment above includes these coding regions:
- the LOC134802403 gene encoding phosphatidylserine decarboxylase proenzyme, mitochondrial, coding for MFPPTRIRSCLPVINPMFKQRLRPHRPFRQTSTLHNQTKNATQFQPNKWMNLRAIITRWVPLGSVIYVGWCYIRASVNYEVSKVEIKFYEMFPFRITSRIWGHLAACELPTSLRSFVYGTYVRVFNVNLNEAAVPDLTYYKSLAAFFARPLRDGARIISPVACVSPCDGVVLNCGPADTEKIEQVKGVTYSLEEFLGENKWSKSKDKDYYNSLLSNKNNILHQCIIYLAPGDYHRFHSPCDWTANFRRHFSGKLLSVNPWMARLIPGLFTMNERAVYVGKWQHGFFSMTAVGATNVGSIEIYADPELRTNTKGRRNRIDEADLGDLPIKKGELFGQFNMGSTIILLFEAPKEFKFDFASGDRVQVGQALTMTAKAQAR